The genomic region ATTGCTGGATCAGTTCGATCATCGCGCCATCCCCTTGATGCCCAAGTTGTAGCGCCGTTCCAGGCGTTTGAAGATGCGGTTGGAGAGGGTGGTGATCACCAGGTACACCAGGCCCGCGAGGATCAGGAAATACAGCGGGTCGTTGGTGGTCTTGCCGGCGTTTTGCGCGGCTTTGACCAGGTCCGACAGGCCGATGATCGACACCAGCGCCGTGGACTTGAGCAGCACCAGCCAGTTATTGCCCAGGCCCGGCAGGGCAAAGCGCATCAGTTGCGGGAACAGCACCAGGCGAAAGCGCTGCCAGCGGCTCAGGCCGTAGGCGGTGGCGGCTTCCAGTTGGCCGGCGGGTACGCTGAGAATTGCCCCGCGAAAGTTCTCGGTGAAATACGCACCGTAGATAAACCCGAGGGTGATGACACCGGCGGTAAACGGGTCGATTTCGAAGTAAGCCCAGCCGAGCATTTCACTCAGGTCGTTGAGCCACAGTTGCAGGCTGTAGAAAATCAGCAGGATCAGCACCAGGTCCGGGACGCTGCGGATCAGCGTGGTGTAGAGCGTGGCCGGTACCCGCAGCAGCTTGACGCTGGAGAGCTTGGCAGCGGCGGCGATCAGTCCCAGGGACAGGCTCAGCAGCAGCGCCAGGAACGCCAGCTTGACCGTCATCCAGGCACCCTGAGCCAGCAACGGGCCGAAGCCTTGCAAGTTGAGGAATTCATTCATGGGAAGTATCTCGATGGCGCGCAGAGTTTTACTGTGGGAGCGAGCTTGTGTGGGAGCGGGCTTGCTCGCGAAGACAGAGTTTCAGTCAATACATGTGTGACTGACCCACCGCTTTCGCGAGCAAGCCTGCTCCCACACAAGCTCGCTCCCACATGAGGCGTTACTCGTTGTAGATATCCTGATCGCCGAAGTATTTCTTCTGGATCTGTGCGTAGGTGCCATCGGCCTGGACGGCGGCGATGCCTTTGTTGATCAGCTCCACCAACTCCTTGTCGTTCTTGCGCAGGCCCATGGCGATGTCGAGCGGCAGGGTCGGGTCCTTGAAGGCCGGGCCGGTCTTGAAGTCGGCGCCTTCAGGCTTGGACAGGAAGTTGAGCTGGGCTTCGAGCTTGTCGGTCAGGGTGGCGTCAAGGCGACCGTTTTGCAGGTCGGCGTAGTTCTGCTCCTGGGACTGGTAAGCCTTGATCTGCGCGCCGAGCTTGGCCAGGTGTGCACGGGCGTAGGCT from Pseudomonas yamanorum harbors:
- a CDS encoding ABC transporter permease, producing the protein MNEFLNLQGFGPLLAQGAWMTVKLAFLALLLSLSLGLIAAAAKLSSVKLLRVPATLYTTLIRSVPDLVLILLIFYSLQLWLNDLSEMLGWAYFEIDPFTAGVITLGFIYGAYFTENFRGAILSVPAGQLEAATAYGLSRWQRFRLVLFPQLMRFALPGLGNNWLVLLKSTALVSIIGLSDLVKAAQNAGKTTNDPLYFLILAGLVYLVITTLSNRIFKRLERRYNLGIKGMAR